The Microbacterium trichothecenolyticum sequence CCATCAGACGCAACGACTGGGGCAGGATGATCCAGCGCATCGCCGACATCCCCGACATCCCGAGAGCCTGCGCCGCCTCGGTCTGGCCGATGGGGACCGAGTCCAAGACCCGCGCGGATGATCTCCGAGATATAGGCGCTCTCGTTCATGATCAGCCCGACGATCGCCGCCTGGATGGCGGCTTTCACCAGGATGCCGCCGAGGTCGACGTCTTGGAAGCGGAACACGTTCGCCGCGGCGAAGCCGGTGTAGATGATCACGAGCTGCACGAGGAGCGGGGTGCCGCGGATCAGCCAGATGTACAGGCTCGCGATGACGCGCAGCGGCGCGAACGTCGAGCGTCGCATCATGGCGATCACGAGTCCGACGACGAGCGCCCCGGCCATCGCGAGCACCGAGATGAGGACGGTCAGCGCGAGACCCTGCAGGAACGGCGGGCCCGGGGTGAGCAGGTTCTTCCAGAAGAAGCCCCAGTCGAAATTCATCGTCAGTTTTCCCCGGTGTAGGCGAGCGAATCCTGTCCCCACGCGCTGAGGATCTTCGTGTAGTCGCCGGTGGAGACGAGGTCGTCGAACGCGGTCTGGATGGCGTCGTGGAGGGCCGTGTTGTCCTTCAGCGTGGCCGCACCGATCTCGATCGCGTCCGTCGGGTCTCCGACCATCTCGATGCCCGCCGTGCCCTGCTTCTGGTAGTAGCCGATGAGCTCTGCGGCGTCGAGGTAGGCGTCGAGCTGACCGCTGACCAGCTGCTGGAAGCCCACCGTCGCCTGGTTGTTCGTGCTGATGTCGAGAGCCTTCTTGCCCTCGGACGTGCACGTCGTCGACTGCTTCTCGGCGAGATCCTGCGCCGTCGTGCCGACGGTCACCATGACCTTCTTGCCGCAGAGCGAGTCGTCCAGACCCGTGATGCCGTCATCCGCGCCCTGCTTGACGGCGACACCGGTGGCCGAGGTGAGGTACGGCACGAAATCGACGACCTCTTTGCGCTCGGGCTTGATGTAGAGCGAGGCCATGATGACGTCGCACTGCTTCGCCTGCAGGCTCGGGATGAGCGCGGCGAAGTCCACGGTGACGAAGTCGGGCGTGAGACCGAGGCGACCCGCGACCGCCTTGGCCAGGTCGATCTCGCTGCCGATGAGGGTGCCCGACTCGTCGGTGCTGATGTTGGGGGGCGACCCCAGGTTCGTGGTGCAGACCGACAGCGTGCCCGCCGACCGTAGGGCGGTGGGGGCGACGGTGGCGATGGCGGATGCCGTGTCTGCTGCCGGAGCCGGGCTCGAGGAGCACGCGGCCAGACCGAGGGCTGCGATGCCGGCGACCGCAGCGACCGCGGCGATGCGAGTGGTGGTGTGCATGAAATCTCCGTCGATGCTCGATGCTCCGTCACCTCGGGAGCGACGTGAGGAGCAGGCTATCAATTGATAGGTAGTGCGTCTATCAATTGATAGATGGCGCGTGTTGCGACCGCATTTCACGACGGTGTCGCGCCCGAGAAGAGTCGAGCGAGACGGGCGGACGCGACGGCTACTGCGAGAAGGAGACGGCCCCGTCGAGGCGGAACTGGGTGGCGGCACGCACGGCGTCGAGACGGAAAGGGTCGACGAGGACCGCGCGGAGGATGAAGTCCGACACCTGCAGGGGGCGGTGGGCGACCGGCGCCGACGCGTTCGTCTCGCGCTCGCGCATGCCCTCGAACTGCAGGCCGGTGATCGCCCGCTGGACGAACTCGGCGTCCACGTCCATGAACTCGCCGGCACGGATGCCCTCCACGACGAGGGCTCTCACTTCTTCGTGGAAGCGCGAGATCTCCTCGCGCTGACGCTCGAACTCCGGTTCCGTGAAGATCGCATCGCTGTAATACCCGCGCGCGTCGTACGGGAGCGTCAGGTAATCGTGCGAGCTGATCGTCAGGAAGTAGTGGAACCGCTCGGCCCACGGGGCGTCGAGGGCGCGGGCCTCCTGCAACCGACCGAATGTCTGCGCGAGGTCTGCGTCGACCAGCTCCGACAAAATGACGTGCTTGGCGGAGAAGTGGTAGAACAGCGACGGCTGTCGGATGCCGACGGCATCCGCGATCTCTCTCGTGGTGGTGCCGTGATAGCCGTGTCGGCCGAAAAGGCGGGCGGCGTGCACCAGGATCTGCTGCCGCGTGCCCCCTTCCTCCATGCGGCGATCCTATCGGCCGATCGGCCGGGCCCTCGCGCGGCCCCGGCGCGCGGGCGGCGTCACATGAGACACAGATGAGAACGCCGCGGAACCCCTGGCATCCCGTTCTCTGTCTGACTAGCGTTGACTCCCGTTCGCGAAGCAGCGCAGGGGGGAACGCATGCCAACATCGTCGACGCCGGCCGGCAGCTACTCGATGAACACGGAGTCGCTCCGTGCTCTGCAGTCGTCGCTGGCCGAATCCGTCGCCTCGATCGAGCGCGAGCTCGGCTCGCTCGGTGAGCGGCTCGATGCGCTCAGCGGCGAATGGTCGGGCGAGGCCTTCGACGCGTACCAGCGTGCCCAGTTCCAGTGGGGGGCGTCGATGCGGCGGCTCAACACACTGCTCGACAGAGCGGGCGGGCTGGCCGGGGCCAGCGTCGACCACCACCTGGCTGCCCGGACGGAGGTGGCGGCGCTATGGACGTGAACACCGACCGTCAGGCGAGGATCGCCGGGCTCCGTGCCGGGGCCTCATCTCTCCGGGAGTCCGCAGAGCGACTGGGCGCGGCTCTCGCCGACGGGCTGCCCGCCGAGGTGCCCGACCCGGGAGTGCGCCTCTTCTTCGGGGCTGACGGCGTCGTGGAGTCCGTTCAGATCAACGATGAGACGCGGGCGTCGTCTACCGGTGCCGAACTGCTCCACAAGGTGACCCTGGCGTTCGCTGCGGCACCCGTGCCGGCGGCCATCACGCGCCGTCTGGTGCGTGACCCCGAGGCGCTTCGGGCCATTCGCGAACGAGGGGTCGCAACGGTGCCGGCGACGTACACGAGCGTGGACGGCGCGCTGACCCTGGTCGCCGTGCTCGGTCGGCCCGTCGAGGTCCGCGGGGTGGAGGGAGCGGTCCTCTCCCGCCCCATCGCAGACCTCAGCGCATCGATCGTGGCGCTCGCGCGACGGGCGGCGACGGAAGAGGGGGTCGTCGACGCATGAGCGATGTGGTCGTCAACATCGACGTTCTGACCGGCGACGCCGAGGGTGTCTGGGAAGACGCGAGCGAGCGTCTGATCACGGCGAAGGGAGCGTGGCCCGACATCGCCACCCCTGATTTCTCCGCGCCGTTCGGCGCGGCCGCCATCGCCGAGGCGTACCGCTCGGCGCAGCAGTCTCTCTCGGCGTACCTCGACGGTGGGAGCGAGGAGTTCCTCCGCTTCGAGGAGAAGCTGCTGCGCGCTGCGATCGTCTACGGACAAGCACACGGAATGTCGGCCGCGGAGATCACGGCACTGGAGGCGGAGATCGACGGATGAGTTACGTTGACGACATCAAGCACGACATCGAGGACTTCTTGCGCCAGGCGGATGAGAATCTCGACTGGATCAGCACGAACGGGCCGGTCATCATCGACCACCTGCTGAACATCTACCTTGCGGCCTGGCCGATCGCCGGGCCTGTGGTCAACCCGATCGCCGACCAGGCCAAAGAGGCTCTGGCCGAGTACGTCACCAACGGCAAGGCCGCCGTGGCGGCGCTGCGCATCGAGGTGCAGTTCGTCGGCAGCCCCGACACCCTCCGCGCCGCCGCGGACAAGATCGACAGCGCCATCATCGCTCCCGCCCGCGAGCTCGCCGATCGGTTGGTGCTCGGCAACATTCCGTCGGCTCTGCCCTCGAACTACGATGACGGCGTGGCGAGCGAGACATACCGCGCCAAGATCGACGGGCGAGACGCTGCGGTTCGCGACATCGACACCTACGCGGCGCCCATCGGACAGAGCCTGCGCGACCTCGCGGACGGGATCGAGGACTACTACCGGAGCCTGCGCGACTTCGTGCTCAGCCTGCTCGGCGCCATCGTGTCTCTCGTGCTCATCATCGTCGGGTGGGAGACCATCGTCGTCGGGGTCATCGGCGTCATAGGCTTCGTCATCTCCCTCGTCGGCCTCATCAGTAGCGGAGCGGATCTCATGAATTCCACAGACAAGACCAGGGATGACGTCATCGGGGCGTTCACCGCGGCGATTCCCGCGTGGCCGGCGGTGCTCCGGTGATGCGTGCGCCCTGGGATCGTCCCGGCGAGTCGTCGAAGCAACGCGCAGCCCGGATCGTCCTGTTCAGCGTCACCGTGGTCTGCGTCGTGGTGATGGTGTCGTTTCTGGTGTACTTCGTCACGCGCTCCGCCGAGATCGCGGGGTTCTGAGCGCGATGCCGTCTCTGCCTCGCTGATGGCGCGCGCCCCTGAGAACCGGCCCGCCGATCCCACGTCGTCGGCATCCGCGCTGACCCACCGGATCGACTACGCCCTCGACGAGCTCGACGACAGCGCCCTCTCGGCCTCTCCGCTCGCGCTCTTCCAGCGGTGGCTCGCCGACGCCGCCGATCTGCCCGAGCCGAACGCGATGGTCGTCTCGACCGTGGATGCCACCGGCTCACCGACCTCGCGCACGGTCCTGCTGCGCGGGATCGACGACGACGGCGCGCTGTGGTTCTTCACCAACCGCCTCTCGCGCAAGGGGCGCGCGCTCGCCGCGAACCCCGCCGTGTCGATCCTGTTCCCCTGGTACGCGCTCCAGCGCCAGGTGATCGTGCTCGGCACGGCGACCCCGCTGCCGCCCGAGCGTGACAACGCGTATTTCGCCTCGCGTCCGCGCGGTTCCCAGCTGTCGGCCTGGGCGAGTCGCCAGTCGGAGCCGGTGGCATCCCGCGCTCTTCTCGAGCAGCAGATGACCGAGATCGGCGCGCGGTTCGCCGGCGGCCAGCCCGTGCCGCGACCGCCCCACTGGGGCGGATACCGCGTGGAGCCGCGCGAGATCGAGTTCTGGCAGGGCCGTCCGTCCCGGCTGCACGACCGCATCTTCTTCACGCGCGACGGCGACGGGTGGGCGGCGCAGCGGCGGCAGCCGTGACACACGTGTCGTTCCGCCGTGAGGTCGGGGCGCTCTGACCCACGCGCGGGCCACTGTCCAGAGGCAACCGAGGGGCGACCGCGAGTGCGACACTGGCGAGGACACTGACCACCGAGGGGGCGCGATGGCGAAGAAAGACGCGAAGAATCCCGCGATCGACGAGAAGGCGTTCGTCGACGCGACCTCCGAGGCGCGCTCGCGGTACGGCCGCTTCAACCTGGCCATCGTCGGCAGCTCGGGGGTGGGGAAGTCCTCCCTCGTGAACGCCGTGTTCGGCCGCGACTGGGCGAAGGTGGGCCGGGGGCTCCCGGTCACGCGCGGCGTGCAGTTCTACAGCGACGACTCGCTCGGGATCTGGGACGTCGAGGGCTTCGAGATCGGATCACCCGTTCCCCCGGACCAGCAGCTGCGGAACCACCTCGACGCCATCGCCGTGCAGTCCGGCGACCAGCAGATCTCCGTGGTCTGGTACTGCGTGAAGGCCAACGACGACCGCCTCACCCCCGCCGACATCGCGATGATCCGCGAGCTGGACGCGCGGGGGCTCCCCGTCATCCTCGTGCTCACCAAGGTCGACTGGATCAAGAACCCCGTCACCGGGCAACGCGGCGTCGCGAAAGACGTGCAGGCTTTCGTCGACTGGCTGAACGACCCGGTGGACACGGCCACCGGCCAGCGGCTGCACGTGCCGTATCGCCGCGTCATCCTCACGTCGACCCGCGACAGGCACGGGAAGGGCAAGGGACACGGTCTCGGTGACCTTGTCACGGAGACGTTGAGCCTCGCCCCCGAGAGCGACAAGGACGCCTTTCGCATCGCGCAGCGCCTCAACCTCCCCTGGAAACGCGAGATGGCGCGGCCCATCATCGCGACGGCGGCCGCAGCCGCCGCGGGAGCGGCGACCGTTCCGCTTCCTGTCTCGGATGCTCTCACTCTTGCGCCGATCCAGCTCACGATGATGGGGCGGATCGCCGCCATCTACGACCTCGAGGTCAAGACGATGCTCTCGGCGGGTGCACTCGCCCAGTTCGGCGTGCAGGTCGCGGGGCGGGCCCTGGCGACCAGCTTCCTCAAGCTCATCCCCGGCGCCGGAGTCGTCGTGAACGCCGCGGTGGCCGGGGCCCTCACCGCAGCGACCGGCGAGAGCTGGATGAAGATCTGCGAGCTGCTGCACACCGGCAAGATCGATGTACGAAAGCTCGACCAGGAGTGGGCGAAACACGCGCCGAGCTTCCTGGACGTCGCGAAGAAGATGCTCGAGCGGCGAGTCACGAAGCGCTGAGCCACACCCGCTGCACGCGCCAGTCGGCGTCCCACGCGACGAGGTCGGCGCGCATCCCGGGCGCGAGGAGCCCGCGGGTCACGTCTCCCAGCACAGCGGCGGGCACGGCCGTCGCCGCCCCCACGGCATCCGAGGCGCTGAGGCCCAGATCGACGATGGCCGTTCGCACGGCGCGGTCCAGCGTCAGCGTGGATCCCGCGATCGTGACGCCGTCGTCGAGCAGCGCCCGCCCGTCGCGCACGCGCACGTCGAGCTCGCCCAGCCGGTAGGCGCCGTCGACATGAGCGGCGGCGGCCATGGCATCCGTGATCAGGGCCACCCGGCCCGGCGCCGCGGTCAGCAGCATGCGCGCGACCGACCGGTGCACGTGCACGCCGTCGAGGATCAGCTCGAGCGTCACGCGCTCGTCCTCGAGTGCGGCGGGTACCGGGCCGGGCTGACGGTGGCCGATGGCGGGCATGGCGTTCAGCGCGTGCGTGAGCAGCGTCGCGCCCCGGTCGATCGCCTCACGGGTGAGGGTGTAATCGGCCTCGGTGTGCCCGAGAGCGACGCGGATGCCGTTCGCGGTAAGGAGCGGGATCGCATCGAGCGCTCCGGGAAGCTCGGGCGCGAGGGTGATCTGGCGGATGAGGCCGGGCTCCGCGGAAAGCACCATGTCCACGAACGGCCCCTCGGGCATACCCAGCGCTGCGGGGTCGTGCGCCCCCCGCCGGGCCGGCGAGAGGCACGGCCCCTCGAGATGCACGCCCAGAATCCCGGGGGTGGACCGGCGCGCGACCTCGATGGAAGAGAGCTGCCGCCGCAGCACCTCGAGCGGAGACGTGACCAGGCTCACCAGGGTCGCCGTCGTGCCGTGGCGGCGGTGCGCGGCGACGCCGGCGGTGATGGCATCCGCTCCGTCGTCGAAGGCGTGCCCGCCACCCCCGTGCACGTGCAGGTCGATCAGGCCGGGGGTCACGGTCGCCCCGCCCAGGTCGACCCGCTCGGCCGCGCGCGGAGCGGACCCCGTGCCGACCTCGGCGATCAGGCCGTTGCTCACCCGCACCCAGGCCTCCGGCAGGTCGCGCCGGGCGTCGACCACCCGGGCACCGGTGAGCAGCAGGTCGGTGGTCATGCCGTGGCGATCTCGCGATGGTCCCAGGCGAACCGGTAGTAGTCGCGGTGCTCGAGCTGCGACGCGGCCGCCTCGTCGACGATCACCACGGCCCGGCGGTGCAGCTGTATCGCGGATGCGGGGCACGACGAGGTCAGCGGACCCTCGACCGCCGCGGCGACCGCGGGGGCCTTCGACTCGCCGAACGCGAGAAGCACGAGCACTCCCGCGTCGAGGATCGTGCCGATGCCCTGCGTGAGGCAGTGCGTGGGGACGTCATCGATGCTGTCGAAGAAGCGCGCGTTGTCGGCGCGGGTGGCAGGGGTCAGCGCCTTGAGACGCGTGCGCGAGGCCAGCGAGGAGCCCGGCTCGTTGAAGCCGATGTGCCCGGTGCGGCCGATGCCCAGGATCTGCAGGTCGATACCGCCGGCCGCGGCGATCGCGGCCTCGTAGCGCTCGCCCGCCTCGGCCAGCGGACCCCCGTCGTCGCCCGGAACGCGCACGCGCGCCGGGTCGAGTCCGAGGGGGCCGACGATGTCGCGGTCGACCACCACGCGATAGCTTTCGGGGTGCCCGTCGGGCATGCCCACGTACTCGTCGAGGGCGAAACCGCGCACGGCCGAAAGGTCGAGCGACCGCTCCGCCAGGGCCGCCCACACCGGCAGGGGCGTCGATCCGGTGGCGAGACCCAGTGTCGGGTCGGTGCGGCGACCCAGCGCGGCGACGATCAGGTCGGCGGCGATGCGGCCGGCATCCGCCTGGTCGTCGACGATCGCGATCTCGGTCATATGCGGGTCTCCGTTTCGAGGGTGGTCGGCTCCGCCAGGATGACAGGCGCCGTCCAGGAGCGGGTGACCTCGGGCCGCTGCGCCGCCTCGAAGGCCAGCATCGCGGCCCCGATCCGGCCGGCGTGCGTGCCGAGGGCAGCGGTCGTCAGGCGCGGGGCCTCGCGCCAGGCGAGAGCCGCGGACAGTCGCTCGCGCAGCGGTTCGAGGAACGCGTCTCCGGCCTGCGCGACGCCGCCGCCGAGCACGATCACCTCGGGGTCGACGAGCAGGGTGAGGGTCGCGAGCCCCGTGGCCAGGGCGTCGAGGCCTTCCGACCAGACGCGGGCGGCGACGGGGTCGGTCTCGACGCGGGCGATGACCGCCGCGGCATCCGGAGTCTCTCCGTCGGTCGGCGGGGCGCTCGCCGCGTACCGCCGGGCCAGACCCGCGCCCGAGAAGTACACCTCGAGGCAGCCGCGCTGACCGCACGCGCAGCGCTCGCCACCGGGGACGACCGGGATGTGTCCGAGCTCGCCGGCACCCGAGATGGCCCCCTCGATCGCGCGTCCGTCGGAGGTGAGGGATGCCGCGACGCCGGTGCCGATCGCGGCGAAGACGACGTTGCGCGAACCGGCGGCGGCACCGTACGCCCCCTCGGCCGCACCCGCGGCGCGCACGTCGTGGTCGACCGCGACGGGAAGGCCCGTGGCATCGGAGAGCAGCCGCGCGAGGGGCACGTCGGTCCAGCCGAGCGTCGAAGCGTAGCGGACGGTCCCCGTGGCGCCGTCGATCAGGCCGGGGCTCACGACGCCCGCGCCGACGACCGAGCGGCCCAGGTCCTCGGCCCCCGCGACGAGGTCGGTGAGCAGTTCCGCGATGCGCGAGACCGTCTCGGCACCCGACCCGCCGGTCGCGAGGCGCGAGCTCTGCAGCACGTGACCGTCGATGTCGACGAGTGCGCCCTTGGCCGAGGTGCCGCCGATGTCGACGGCGATCACGGCCGGGTGCGGCGCGCGCTCGCTCACGGCGAGCACCGTGTCGCGGATCACCGACTCGTCGGTGACGAGGTGCCCCCGGTCGGAGGCGAGCTGCGCACGCAGGTGCACCTCGCGGGCCCCCGTGCTCTCGAGAAGCGCTGCGACGTTGTGGGCCCGGACCGAGCCGCCGACGAGCACGGCCGGCATGCCGGCGCCCTCCGATCGCGCCTGCAGGGCCGCGAGCACGTCGGCGCCCTCGCGGGCCGTCGCTCGTCCGCCCGAGGTGAGGACGCGGACGACGCCGTGGTGCGCGAGGGTGTCGTACGCGGCGAACAGGTCGACGGTGTCGTCGAAGGCCTTGTGGAAGGTGACCGGCACCTCACCCGCGGCCGCGCGGATCGCGTCGAGGGCCCGCTCGTCGACGTGCCCGTCGGCGGTGAGCGCGCCGAAGACGATGCCCACGGGCACCCGACTGGTGCGGGCGAGGGCCGCGATCGCGCGTGCGTCGGCCTGCATCACGCGCAACTCGTCGTCGGAGTAGACGAAGTCGCCGCCGCGCGAGCGGACCATGACCTGCACGCCCACGTGCTGCACCGTCGCGAGGACCACTTCGATCAAGCCGCGGCTGGGCGTCGTGCCGCCCTCGAGCAGATCGGCGCACAGCTCGACGCGATCGGCGCCCGCGCGCTCGGCGGCGAGCACCCCCGCGAGGTCGTCGACGCAGATCTCCACGAGGGCGCGGACGCCGGTGGAGGACTTCTCGGCGAGGGATGCCGGGTCGGCGGCTGTCGTCACGGTGCGGCGCTCGCTGCCGAGGCGTCGAGCCACGCGCGCACGTCGCGACCCACCTCGATCGAGCCGACGGGGACCCCGCCGCCGAGGATCGGCAGCTCGACGAGGTCGCCCGCGCTCGAGATGTCGGCGCCGAGCGCCTCGAGGACGGCGAGGGCGACGAGCGTCGTCGCGCGGGGGTTGCCGTCGAGGATCTTCATCGACACCGCGGCACCGTCGGCCGTGGCCATGCCGATGACGCCCTCGGCGCCGCCCTTCGACAGCAGCCCCGGCACGCGCAGCATGGCGTCGGTGTTGGCATGGTGGTCGCCGCCGACGAAACGGGGGAAGGAGCGCATGGCATCCGCCACCTTCCGCTCCGGCGTCCCGGGGCCGGCCGTCACGAGGGCGCGGAAGATGCGGGCGATGCCGAGGGGGGAGACGCTGAAGAGCGGAGCTCCGCACCCGTCGACGGCGTCGTACGCGACCGTCTCGCCGGACAGGCGCTCGAGCGTCGACCGCACGAGTCGCTGCAGGGGGTGCGAGGGGTCGAGGTAGGTCGCGGTGTCCCACCCGTTGACCGCGCAGGCCAGCAGCATCGCGGCGTGCTTTCCGGAGCAGTTCATGCGCACGCGGGTGCGCTGCTCGCCGTCGCGGATGAGGCGCTCGCGCGTGGGCTCGTCCTCGGGCCAGTCGACGGGGCACGCGAGGGCGCTCTCGTCGAGACCCGTACGGGTCAGCAGATCGCGTACGACGTCGACGTGCACGTCTTCGCCCGTGTGGCTGCCCGCGGCGATGGCGAGGTCGGCTCCGTCGAGGTCGGCCCCGGCGAGCAGGCACGCGAGGGCCTGCACGGGCTTGACGGTGGAGCGGGGCAGGATCTGCTCGCCGCTCCCGGTCTGCCAGGCCACCGAGCCGTCGGCGGCCAGAGCGGCGATCGACCCGAGGTGGCGGCTCTCGACGACACCCGAGCGGATGACGACGGCGAGGTCGGCCAGGGGGGAGGGGACGGGGGGAAGGGACGTCATGGGTGGTTCTTTCGAGGCCGGGGCGAAGAGGCGGGTCAGCGGTCGACGGGGGCGTTCGGGGTGGTGAGGCCGGCCGGGGCGACCTCGGCGGGAGTCGCGAGGCTGCGGCGGCCCGGTCGCTTCTGCAGGCGGGCGGCGAGACCCGAGAGGCCGCCGTTGAGCGCGAGGAAGATCACGGTCACGACCACGAAGGTCTGGATGAGCAGGCCATTGAAGCTCGACAGCACCTGCCCGCGGTAGAGCAGCTCGGTGAACGCCACGATGTAACCCAGCGACGTGTCCTTGAGCAGGCTCACCAGCTGCACCACGAGCGAGGGGGCGACGAAGCGCAGCGCCTGGGGCAGGACCACCTTGCGGTCGACCTGCCAGCGGGTCATGCCGAGGCTGAGACCGGCTTCGGTCTGCCCGCGGGGCAGGGCGAGGACGCCCGCGCGGATGATCTCGGCGAAGGCCGCGGCGTTGGCGATCGTGAGCGGGATGACGAGCTTCCACAGCACCGGGAAGTTCAGTCCGAGCTGGGGGAGGCCGAAGAGCATCAGGTAGATCAGCAGCAGCACCGGGACGGTGCGGGCGATCTCGATGTACGCGGTGCAGATCCAGCTGATCCAGCGCACACGGCTGAGGCGCCCGAGAGCGAGCAGCAGGCCGAGCACGAACCCGAAGACGGCGGTGAGGGCCGCGGCCTGCAGCGTGCCGAGCAGGCCGACGCCGAGGTACTCCCAGATCGCGATGTCGAGGAACGGCAGCCAGCGGTCGCTGTCGAGCTGGCCCTTCGACGCGAACTGCACGAGGGCGAGGGCGATGAGGCCCAGGATGACGACCGCGCTGACGATCGACCAGATGAGGATGCGGCGGCGGGTGCGTGGACCGGGCTCGTCGTAGAGCGAAAGGGGGGAGGTCATCGGCGGATCCTCAACTTCTTCTCGAGGCGGCCGGCGGTCAGGCCGATCGCCAGCGCGAGCACCATGTAGATGAGCCCCGCCGCGGTGAAGATCAGGATGGGCTGAGCCTCGACGAGGTTGAGCTTGTTGGCCGCGCTCGTCAGCTCGACGACGCCCACCGCCGCGGCCAGGGCGGTGTTCATGGTGAGGGCGATCATGACGTTGCCGATGGGCTGGATCGCGGCCCTCAGCGACTGGGGGATGACGAGCACGCGCAGGGTCTGCCCGAGCGAGAAGCCCAGCGCGCGGCTGGCCTCGATCTCGCCGCGGCTCACGGTGTTCACGCCGCTGCGGACGGCCTCGGCGACGTAGGCCGCTTCGTAGAGGGTGAGCACGATGATGGCCGTCGGCGTCAGCGGCAGCAGGAATCCGGCATCCGGCAGGGCGAACACCGCCAGCACGAGGAGCACCAGAAGCGGGACGTTGACGAAGAACTGCACGTAGGCGAAGGCGGCCCACCGCAGCACCGGCACCGGGCTGATGCGCGCGGCGGTGACGAGGGTGCCCAGCACGATGGATCCGACACCGGCCGAGACGGCCAGCAGGATCGTCGTGCCGAGCGCTTGCGCGATCGGCCCGGCGCTCGAGGCGAAGAAGTCCATGGGGTCCTCAGAAGAGCGGGAGGGGAAGAGGCAGACCGACGCCCGTCATGTGCGGAGCGGGCGCCGGTCGGTCGGGGGGATCAGGAGCCGGGGACGCTGCCGATCGCGGGGGGAGTCGGAGCGCTCGACTCGACGGCCGAGCCGAGGGTGGCGTCCCAGATCTTGGCCCACGAGCCGTCATTCTGGATCTTCTTCAGCCACTCGTTGATGAACGACTTGAACTGCGCGTCGTCCTTCTTCAGGCCGATGCCGTACGCCTCGCTGGTGAAGGGCTGGCCGACGACCTTGATGCTCTTGTCGTCGATGGCGTGGCTCGCGAGCAGGGTGAAGTCCTGCACGTACGCGTCGCCGCGGCCCTGGGTCAGAGCCTGGAGGGCCTGCGGGTCGGTGGCGAAGCTCACGATGTTCGCGGTGGGCTGCTTCTCGGGCACGGCCGTGACGGCGGGGGTGTTCGCGCCGACGATGACGGTCTTCCCACCCAGGTCGTCGATGCCGTTGATGTCGGTGTTGTCGCTGCGGACGGCGACGGCCAGACCCGACTCGAGGTAGGGGCCGGCGAAGTCGACCTGCTCGGCGCGCTTCTCGGTGATCGTGTACGTGTTGAACACGACGTCGACGGTGCCGTTGGCGAGGAGGGCCTCGCGGGTCTCGGAAGCCGGCGGGACGATCTCGACGTTGGGCTCGCCGAGGATGTAGATGGCCAGCATCTTGGCGAGGTCGGCGTCGAAGCCCTGGACGTCCTCG is a genomic window containing:
- a CDS encoding ABC transporter substrate-binding protein, producing the protein MHTTTRIAAVAAVAGIAALGLAACSSSPAPAADTASAIATVAPTALRSAGTLSVCTTNLGSPPNISTDESGTLIGSEIDLAKAVAGRLGLTPDFVTVDFAALIPSLQAKQCDVIMASLYIKPERKEVVDFVPYLTSATGVAVKQGADDGITGLDDSLCGKKVMVTVGTTAQDLAEKQSTTCTSEGKKALDISTNNQATVGFQQLVSGQLDAYLDAAELIGYYQKQGTAGIEMVGDPTDAIEIGAATLKDNTALHDAIQTAFDDLVSTGDYTKILSAWGQDSLAYTGEN
- a CDS encoding TetR/AcrR family transcriptional regulator, whose translation is MEEGGTRQQILVHAARLFGRHGYHGTTTREIADAVGIRQPSLFYHFSAKHVILSELVDADLAQTFGRLQEARALDAPWAERFHYFLTISSHDYLTLPYDARGYYSDAIFTEPEFERQREEISRFHEEVRALVVEGIRAGEFMDVDAEFVQRAITGLQFEGMRERETNASAPVAHRPLQVSDFILRAVLVDPFRLDAVRAATQFRLDGAVSFSQ
- a CDS encoding WXG100 family type VII secretion target, with amino-acid sequence MPTSSTPAGSYSMNTESLRALQSSLAESVASIERELGSLGERLDALSGEWSGEAFDAYQRAQFQWGASMRRLNTLLDRAGGLAGASVDHHLAARTEVAALWT
- the pdxH gene encoding pyridoxamine 5'-phosphate oxidase; this translates as MARAPENRPADPTSSASALTHRIDYALDELDDSALSASPLALFQRWLADAADLPEPNAMVVSTVDATGSPTSRTVLLRGIDDDGALWFFTNRLSRKGRALAANPAVSILFPWYALQRQVIVLGTATPLPPERDNAYFASRPRGSQLSAWASRQSEPVASRALLEQQMTEIGARFAGGQPVPRPPHWGGYRVEPREIEFWQGRPSRLHDRIFFTRDGDGWAAQRRQP
- a CDS encoding GTPase family protein yields the protein MAKKDAKNPAIDEKAFVDATSEARSRYGRFNLAIVGSSGVGKSSLVNAVFGRDWAKVGRGLPVTRGVQFYSDDSLGIWDVEGFEIGSPVPPDQQLRNHLDAIAVQSGDQQISVVWYCVKANDDRLTPADIAMIRELDARGLPVILVLTKVDWIKNPVTGQRGVAKDVQAFVDWLNDPVDTATGQRLHVPYRRVILTSTRDRHGKGKGHGLGDLVTETLSLAPESDKDAFRIAQRLNLPWKREMARPIIATAAAAAAGAATVPLPVSDALTLAPIQLTMMGRIAAIYDLEVKTMLSAGALAQFGVQVAGRALATSFLKLIPGAGVVVNAAVAGALTAATGESWMKICELLHTGKIDVRKLDQEWAKHAPSFLDVAKKMLERRVTKR
- the nagA gene encoding N-acetylglucosamine-6-phosphate deacetylase; protein product: MTTDLLLTGARVVDARRDLPEAWVRVSNGLIAEVGTGSAPRAAERVDLGGATVTPGLIDLHVHGGGGHAFDDGADAITAGVAAHRRHGTTATLVSLVTSPLEVLRRQLSSIEVARRSTPGILGVHLEGPCLSPARRGAHDPAALGMPEGPFVDMVLSAEPGLIRQITLAPELPGALDAIPLLTANGIRVALGHTEADYTLTREAIDRGATLLTHALNAMPAIGHRQPGPVPAALEDERVTLELILDGVHVHRSVARMLLTAAPGRVALITDAMAAAAHVDGAYRLGELDVRVRDGRALLDDGVTIAGSTLTLDRAVRTAIVDLGLSASDAVGAATAVPAAVLGDVTRGLLAPGMRADLVAWDADWRVQRVWLSAS
- a CDS encoding glucosamine-6-phosphate deaminase, coding for MTEIAIVDDQADAGRIAADLIVAALGRRTDPTLGLATGSTPLPVWAALAERSLDLSAVRGFALDEYVGMPDGHPESYRVVVDRDIVGPLGLDPARVRVPGDDGGPLAEAGERYEAAIAAAGGIDLQILGIGRTGHIGFNEPGSSLASRTRLKALTPATRADNARFFDSIDDVPTHCLTQGIGTILDAGVLVLLAFGESKAPAVAAAVEGPLTSSCPASAIQLHRRAVVIVDEAAASQLEHRDYYRFAWDHREIATA